From one [Ruminococcus] lactaris ATCC 29176 genomic stretch:
- a CDS encoding cell division topological specificity factor MinE: protein MSVPSVAIAKDRLKNLLMSDRIQCTQDMTERLSKDLYQVIAKYMELDPEKVTIEITRNDIHIKYTGENH, encoded by the coding sequence ATGAGTGTACCTTCTGTTGCCATTGCAAAAGACAGACTGAAAAATCTGTTGATGTCAGACAGGATTCAATGTACACAGGATATGACGGAAAGGCTTTCAAAGGATCTGTATCAGGTAATCGCCAAGTATATGGAGCTTGATCCGGAGAAAGTGACGATAGAGATTACAAGGAACGATATACATATAAAATATACAGGAGAAAATCATTGA